The nucleotide sequence TCTATAACGATTTCTTAAAGCAATTGCTATGATTTTTTTAGCATTTTTTTGTCCAATTACATAATCATCTAAAAATTTCACAATCTCTTTTGGAGTTAAATTCATTTATCATCCTCAATTACATAAGTTTTAATATTTGTATTAGTATAAATGCAAATTTCACCAGCTATTTGCAAGCTTTCTTTGACTAATTCTTCTTCATCTAAATTTGAATGTTTAGCTAAAGCTCTTGCAGCAGAAAGTGCATAGTTACCTCCACTACCAATAGCAGCTATAGCACCATCTTCAGGCTCAACCACATCTCCAGTTCCTGAAAGTAAAAATATATGATCTCTATCAAGCACAAGCATCATTGCTTCAAGTTTTCTTAGATATTTATCCTTACGCCATTCTTTTGAAAAATCTATCGCAGCCTTTAATAAATCACCCTTAGAACTAGAAAGTAGTTTTTCAAACATATCAAAAAGATTAAAAGCATCAGCAGTGCTTCCTGCAAAGCCTGCTAATACTTTTCCATTGTTTAATTTTCTAATTTTAACTGCATTGTTTTTTAAAACAGTATTTCCAAAACTTACTTGTCCATCTCCGCCAATTACAGACTTATTTTTACCTTTATAAGCTAAAATTGTAGTTGCGTGAAACATTATTCTCCTTTAACTTCTAGCTTAAATACAGCATGAATCGCATGGCCTAATTTTGCTGAAATTTCATGCACACCAAGCTCTTTTATAGTATCACATTCTAAGCTTTTTTTATCAAGCTCTATGCCTTTTTGCTCTTTTAGTGCATGAGCGATTTCATCTTTAGTAACCCCACCAAACAAGCTTCCATTAGCTCCCACAGGCTTAGCTATACAAATAGTGATTTTAGATAATTCTTCTTTTAATTTTTCCAAATTTGCAAGCTCAAATCTTAAATTTTCTGCCTTTTTCTTTTGCTCTGCTTCATATTGTTTTAAAACTTCATGTGTAGCAGCCTTAGCAAAACCTTTGGCAATTAAAAAATTTTGTCCATATCCATCTT is from Campylobacter sp. CNRCH_2014_0184h and encodes:
- the hslV gene encoding ATP-dependent protease subunit HslV, with protein sequence MFHATTILAYKGKNKSVIGGDGQVSFGNTVLKNNAVKIRKLNNGKVLAGFAGSTADAFNLFDMFEKLLSSSKGDLLKAAIDFSKEWRKDKYLRKLEAMMLVLDRDHIFLLSGTGDVVEPEDGAIAAIGSGGNYALSAARALAKHSNLDEEELVKESLQIAGEICIYTNTNIKTYVIEDDK
- the rplI gene encoding 50S ribosomal protein L9, yielding MKVLLIKDVKSLGKAGEVKEVKDGYGQNFLIAKGFAKAATHEVLKQYEAEQKKKAENLRFELANLEKLKEELSKITICIAKPVGANGSLFGGVTKDEIAHALKEQKGIELDKKSLECDTIKELGVHEISAKLGHAIHAVFKLEVKGE